The Actinomycetota bacterium DNA window ACATACCGGCTGTTCGTGATCGCCCTGGCGACGGCGGTCGGGGTCCTGCTGTACGTCGTCCAGCACCGCACAAGGTTCGGCGCCCTGATCCGGGCCGGGGTGGACGACCGGGAGACCGCCGAGTCGATGGGGATCAACGTCCCGCGTGTGTTCACCGCCATGTTCGTGTTCGGCGCAGCGCTTGCGGGACTGGCCGGTGTGGTCGCCGCCGGGCTGCTCACCCTCCGCCCGGGAGCCGACACCGACATCCTGCTCTTCGCGCTGGTGGTGGTCGTCGTCGGTGGTCTGGGCAGCCTCCAGGGGGCGGCAGTCGGGA harbors:
- a CDS encoding branched-chain amino acid ABC transporter permease, translating into TYRLFVIALATAVGVLLYVVQHRTRFGALIRAGVDDRETAESMGINVPRVFTAMFVFGAALAGLAGVVAAGLLTLRPGADTDILLFALVVVVVGGLGSLQGAAVGSALIGLVDAFSKAWVPELSYFAVFAPMAIVLMFRPSGLFGRSGT